The following coding sequences lie in one Fusarium poae strain DAOMC 252244 chromosome 1, whole genome shotgun sequence genomic window:
- a CDS encoding hypothetical protein (BUSCO:50799at5125) produces MGNENGRRLIRRLAAAAATDYEYDDDFAFVRKSKRIKMDKTDEPKPEVVLEPKAEPVKKPTNGRPAAKQHAVKAPTTNGTIVEEEPPEKEMNAMTQPTARKSSRQKASANASVGREINVTKRPSTRRSTRRSGEAQGEEAPQPAPASIPEPEPEAAPTSHVNEASKKRGSRAKPPRPPLDWDKSPQRKPPVQSVTIALPMSDTPIINRNKEMRKKGGNSNRRSSLGNRGRRASSLIESGQTAIPHREVNPADFYKHIEAEGLTEPRRMRQLLTWCGERALAKKPPHGAPNSNAILGARAIQDKLLKDFAARSEFSDWFNREDDAPKVPVVLRPNPRNMELDEKLAKLVIDIKRLQDEKKAWQAIRKPPPEQPPLFSEGETGRIVLPDFDLLDPDEGKIRGFLADETASFDAVRSEAESRLRTIQSSLEFQVDQLADNVHRLEQRVLVAGKEADKVLSASALRLRQREEREKASAGTRDMPVIEVLRSLGNILPKGGG; encoded by the coding sequence ATGGGAAACGAGAACGGGCGACGGTTGATCAGGCGTCTCGCTGCAGCGGCGGCGACAGATTATGAGTACGACGACGACTTCGCATTTGTGCGAAAATCGAAGAGAATTAAGATGGACAAGACAGATGAACCGAAGCCAGAAGTAGTGCTAGAGCCAAAGGCAGAGCCAGTGAAGAAGCCTACAAATGGACGACCTGCGGCGAAGCAACACGCTGTTAAGGCACCGACGACTAATGGAACGATTGTGGAAGAGGAGCCACCCGAGAAAGAAATGAACGCGATGACACAGCCCACGGCGAGGAAGAGCAGCAGACAAAAAGCGAGTGCCAACGCGTCGGTTGGGCGAGAAATTAACGTCACTAAGAGACCATCAACCAGGAGGAGCACGAGACGATCTGGGGAAGCACAGGGGGAAGAAGCTCCtcaaccagcaccagcatccATACCAGAACCCGAGCCTGAAGCAGCGCCAACTTCCCATGTCAATGAAGCGTCTAAGAAACGCGGATCCCGCGCAAAACCTCCTAGACCGCCTCTGGACTGGGATAAATCGCCGCAACGCAAACCGCCTGTGCAGTCAGTCACAATTGCTCTGCCTATGAGCGATACGCCCATCATTAACAGAAACAAGGAGATGCGGAAGAAGGGGGGCAATAGCAACAGGCGGAGCAGCTTGGGTAATCGCGGAAGAAGGGCGAGCTCTTTGATCGAGAGCGGCCAAACAGCAATACCCCACAGAGAAGTCAATCCGGCGGATTTCTACAAACATATTGAAGCCGAAGGCTTGACAGAGCCTCGGCGTATGAGACAACTGTTAACCTGGTGTGGCGAGCGCGCTCTGGCAAAGAAGCCTCCTCATGGCGCACCGAATTCTAATGCTATTTTGGGTGCTCGTGCTATTCAAGACAAACTGCTAAAAGACTTTGCGGCTCGATCTGAGTTTTCGGACTGGTTTAATCGAGAGGATGACGCGCCAAAAGTTCCTGTAGTGTTGAGGCCCAACCCCAGAAACATGGAGTTGGACGAGAAACTGGCCAAACTGGTAATCGACATCAAAAGATTacaagatgagaagaaggcatGGCAAGCAATACGAAAACCACCGCCTGAGCAACCGCCTCTCTTCTCCGAAGGCGAGACTGGGCGTATTGTTCTACCAGACTTTGATCTATTAGATCCCGACGAAGGCAAGATCAGGGGATTCCTGGCAGACGAGACAGCATCATTCGATGCTGTTCGGTCTGAGGCAGAATCAAGGTTGCGGACTATTCAGTCGTCACTCGAGTTTCAGGTCGACCAACTTGCCGACAACGTTCACAGGCTCGAGCAGCGGGTTCTGGTTGCGGGCAAAGAAGCGGATAAGGTCCTTAGTGCCAGTGCCCTACGACTTCGACAACGTGAGGAGCGGGAGAAGGCGAGCGCAGGAACAAGGGACATGCCAGTCATCGAGGTTCTAAGGAGCCTAGGGAATATTCTACCTAAAGGAGGCGGGTAA
- a CDS encoding hypothetical protein (BUSCO:2140at5125): MDAICVTPTVNRKDLLQHVNKPNISRVLYDVEEHPTRTPLMQTLQSEYSRMDIAHDPSIAKIRESIDKSDNTGSEILSLLMKHGTFSQKQLKSLWNKSKDILAELGPWAADKYISELVNLFLERVDSPTTYSDGWNNEDRTYLAGHLRQVAASPHQPKLPAGHNLADKTNKLIQELLTADEDVVGIIFVRSRAAANVLCALLKEHPEIRNRYRVGSIVGSATSKIQKQNIYEYPYSSSTEILQDFRSGAINLLVSTSVLEEGIDVAACNLVVCFDEIATLKSYIQRRGRARKRKSRMIVLARSTSDMREWDSLESEMKSRYGREREELDRLEIEARTEATSSISYTVPNSGARLDLGNSRQHLEHFCNKVFQRDYVDQRPVYVFHKTELGTALPTFSATVTLPSALPRHLRRCQGGGGWRSEKNAMKEAAFRAFVALYQEGLVSDHLLPLNADSKEEEEEETQLTEPELLFNPWQDVVQKWQTAADKWLYAYEFFDHEYVTPLRFEIALPVDLPRPRDITAHPEVGITWHVKCTSVRKISNKECSGLPDHTSTLLAMHFGHRWNVEDRDHVIKLIYETKGLSRDRIGSVPFSEGIDAILEKRVLVRDPRKTPFHYVKTIPSKPPREQVQHPFNEYEDAPEETYLVVEQWTRRSDLLHELRPGQSGSSCTKPYRWVLPISRATVDEIPRRAVKCAMLIPCIIHELEVQLIASELSSTLLAPVGIADLQLVIEAISSRSAAEPVDYERLEFLGDSVLKFCTVTQVYSEHPFWPEGLLNHFKDRLVSNTRLARMCLETGLSKFILAKTFTGVKWRPLYRDDFLDVKPVDGTSRFIGPKTLADVVEALVGASYQDGGMHKSLKCIKVFLGSKCNWHDDGVARDILFRAAPSDMQLPPAMEPLEELIGYTFKKKSLLVEAMTHGSYVADGQQRSYEQLEFLGDAVLDYIIVTRMFRFDPPVSNGRLHMIKTAMANAEFLAFTNMQHGLRRPEIEFKDGEPVSTEVSLPIWKFMRHGSPEMGRVMNETQARFESLRDEINAARTNGTHYPWTLLARLHPKKFYSDLFEAILGAIWVDSGNIETCAAFLHKFGILPYLDRILREDVHVQHPKEELGKLAADQKIVYDYTPVDGSIKEYLCTVNVGDRVVGVVSGALNKLEAMTKAAEEGVNLLNAEQRRAEQAAQDEAARPLVAMDLS; the protein is encoded by the exons ATGGATGCGATATGCGTCACCCCAACGGTCAATCGGAAAGACCTCCTCCAGCACGTCAACAAGCCCAATATTTCTCGGGTATTGTACGACGTGGAAGAGCATCCGACTCGAACCCCTTTAATGCAAACTCTGCAGTCTGAGTACTCCAGGATGGACATTGCCCACGATCCAAGTATTGCAAAGATTCGAGAATCTATTGATAAGAGCGATAATACCGGATCTGagatattaagtttattgaTGAAACACGGGACCTTCTCTCAGAAGCAGCTCAAGTCATTATGGAACAAAAGCAAGGACATTCTTGCTGAACTGGGACCTTGGGCCGCCGACAAGTACATCTCCGAGTTGGTCAATCTATTTCTGGAGAGGGTCGACTCGCCAACAACATACAGCGATGGCTGGAACAACGAGGACAGAACCTACCTCGCAGGGCATTTGAGACAGGTCGCTGCCAGTCCCCATCAGCCCAAACTACCGGCCGGACACAACTTGGCCGATAAGACGAACAAACTGATTCAGGAACTCCTTACAGCAGATGAGGACGTGGTGGGTATCATATTCGTCAGATCAAGGGCTGCCGCCAATGTCCTTTGTGCTCTATTAAAAGAGCACCCCGAGATTCGGAATCGTTATCGCGTCGGCTCTATAGTAGGATCTGCAACTTCAAAGATTCAAAAGCAGAATATCTATGAATATCCTTACAGTTCCAGTACCGAGATATTACAGGACTTTAGATCAGGCGCCATCAATCTTCTGGTTTCGACGAGTGTCCTTGAAGAGGGCATAGACGTCGCTGCATGTAACCTCGTCGTCTGTTTCGACGAGATAGCCACCCTCAAGTCCTATATTCAACGCCGTGGACGAGCCCGCAAACGAAAGTCAAGGATGATTGTACTTGCGAGATCTACATCTGACATGCGGGAATGGGATTCCCTGGAGAGTGAGATGAAGAGTCGTTATGGGCGGGAAAGAGAAGAGTTGGACAGATTGGAGATAGAGGCTCGCACTGAAGCAACGAGTTCCATTTCGTATACTGTACCAAACTCAGGAGCTAGATTGGATCTTGGGAACTCTCGCCAGCACCTCGAACATTTCTGCAACAAGGTCTTTCAGCGCGATTACGTGGACCAAAGGCCTGTGTACGTTTTCCACAAGACAGAACTGGGGACGGCACTTCCAACTTTCAGTGCCACAGTCACTCTTCCGTCCGCTCTGCCTCGGCACCTCCGTAGGTGCCAGGGCGGAGGCGGATGGAGATCTGAAAAGAATGCTATGAAAGAGGCAGCTTTTCGTGCATTTGTCGCGCTGTACCAAGAAGGCTTGGTTAGCGACCACCTCCTTCCCCTGAATGCAGActcaaaagaagaagaagaagaagagacgcAACTGACTGAGCCCGAACTTCTATTCAACCCGTGGCAAGACGTTGTGCAAAAGTGGCAGACAGCCGCCGACAAATGGCTCTATGCTTACGAGTTCTTCGACCACGAGTACGTTACTCCTCTTCGTTTCGAGATTGCCCTACCTGTAGACCTTCCGCGACCCCGCGACATCACTGCCCATCCAGAAGTGGGAATTACGTGGCATGTCAAATGCACCTCAGTCAGGAAAATCTCAAACAAAGAATGCTCGGGCTTACCGGATCATACATCCACCCTATTGGCGATGCATTTTGGTCACCGCTGGAACGTGGAAGATCGAGATCATGTGATCAAGTTAATTTACGAGACCAAGGGTCTCTCCCGGGACCGAATTGGATCTGTACCCTTCAGCGAAGGTATCGATGCTATCCTGGAAAAAAGAGTCCTAGTTCGGGACCCTAGAAAGACTCCCTTCCACTACGTCAAAACAATACCTTCAAAGCCCCCGAGGGAGCAAGTTCAGCACCCGTTCAACGAGTACGAAGATGCGCCAGAAGAAACGTACCTAGTTGTAGAGCAATGGACGCGCAGATCGGATCTATTGCATGAATTGAGACCTGGGCAGAGTGGAAGCTCCTGTACCAAACCCTACCGCTGGGTTCTCCCCATTTCCAGGGCGACTGTGGACGAGATTCCCCGCCGTGCCGTTAAGTGCGCTATGCTTATTCCTTGCATCATTCATGAATTGGAGGTTCAGCTCATTGCATCGGAACTATCCTCGACACTTTTAGCGCCAGTTGGCATTGCAGATTTGCAGTTGGTGATCGAAGCCATCAGCTCACGCAGCGCCGCAGAGCCTGTCGACTATGAACGTCTTGAATTCTTGGGCGACTCGGTTTTGAAGTTTTGCACGGTTACTCAAGTCTACTCAGAGC ACCCCTTTTGGCCCGAAGGCCTACTGAACCATTTCAAAGATCGACTAGTCTCCAACACCCGATTGGCTCGCATGTGCCTCGAGACAGGCCTATCCAAGTTCATCCTTGCCAAGACATTCACCGGCGTAAAGTGGCGACCATTATATAGAGACGACTTTCTGGACGTGAAGCCAGTCGATGGCACATCGAGGTTTATTGGCCCGAAGACCCTTGCTGATGTGGTCGAGGCACTTGTTGGAGCCTCTTACCAGGATGGAGGCATGCACAAATCTCTGAAATGCATCAAagtcttcttgggctccAAGTGCAACTGGCATGATGACGGAGTTGCCAGAGACATACTATTCCGAGCAGCACCCAGCGATATGCAGTTACCACCCGCGATGGAGCCTTTAGAAGAGCTAATCGGGTATACATTTAAGAAGAAGTCTCTACTCGTTGAGGCTATGACTCACGGGTCTTATGTAGCTGATGGGCAGCAGCGATCTTATGAACAACTCGAGTTTCTTGGGGATGCGGTTCTTGACTATATTATCGTAACACGGATGTTCCGATTCGACCCACCAGTATCCAATGGACGCTTGCACATGATCAAGACCGCCATGGCCAACGCCGAGTTTCTTGCTTTTACAAACATGCAACATGGATTGCGACGGCCTGAAATTGAATTTAAGGATGGAGAACCGGTGTCTACCGAAGTCTCACTGCCAATCTGGAAATTCATGCGCCACGGCTCTCCAGAGATGGGCAGAGTGATGAATGAGACACAGGCCCGATTTGAAAGTCTTCGAGATGAAATCAATGCGGCTAGGACCAATGGTACACACTACCCCTGGACACTGCTCGCACGTCTTCATCCCAAGAAATTCTACTCTGATCTTTTTGAGGCCATTCTGGGTGCTATTTGGGTTGATTCAGGAAACATCGAAACATGCGCAGCCTTCCTTCACAAGTTCGGCATCTTACCGTATCTCGACCGAATTCTCCGCGAGGATGTTCATGTTCAACACCCGAAAGAAGAACTCGGAAAACTAGCAGCCGACCAGAAAATTGTCTATGACTATACTCCGGTTGACGGGTCTATTAAAGAGTACCTCTGCACGGTCAATGTTGGAGATCGTGTCGTGGGAGTCGTGTCAGGGGCACTCAATAAGCTTGAAGCCATGACCAAGGCTGCCGAAGAGGGCGTAAACCTTTTGAACGCGGAGCAGAGACGTGCAGAACAAGCGGCACAGGATGAGGCGGCGCGACCCCTTGTTGCCATGGACCTCTCTTAG